The proteins below are encoded in one region of Phaseolus vulgaris cultivar G19833 chromosome 1, P. vulgaris v2.0, whole genome shotgun sequence:
- the LOC137814892 gene encoding protein NIM1-INTERACTING 3, whose protein sequence is MEGERRKRKIENEEENEELKMERFFALVKRTKDVRDRLYKENKDDNKKMDEVRERSIWNPKFEVEDFIDCGDMAKSSQVSGPLHHDLAAPSRKELIEQKEDFQDATQLVPAEEDNGEEKDKRSEHLDLNLSL, encoded by the coding sequence ATGGAGGGAGaaagaaggaagagaaaaattgaaaatgaagaagaaaatgaggaGCTGAAGATGGAAAGGTTCTTTGCCTTGGTAAAGAGGACAAAAGATGTTCGCGATCGACTCTATAAGGAGAACAAAGATGATAACAAGAAGATGGATGAAGTGAGGGAAAGGAGTATTTGGAACCCAAAGTTTGAAGTAGAAGACTTTATTGACTGTGGAGACATGGCAAAGAGTAGTCAGGTTTCAGGTCCTCTTCATCACGATCTTGCTGCTCCTTCACGCAAAGAGCTCATAGAGCagaaagaagattttcaagatgcgACACAATTGGTGCCAGCTGAGGAAGATAATGGTGAAGAGAAAGACAAAAGGAGTGAGCATTTAGACTTAAATCTTTCGTTATGA
- the LOC137814893 gene encoding GDSL esterase/lipase At1g09390, producing MVCGGAFSHLIFTAIAIAIAIPLGGCDTPPVVFVFGDSNSDTGGLASGLGFPINLPNGRTFFRRSTGRLSDGRLVIDLLCQSLNASLLVPYLDALSGTSFTNGANFAVVGSSTLPKYVPFSLNIQVMQYRRFKARSLELVTAGARNFISDEGFRNALYLIDIGQNDLADSFAKNLSYAQVIKKIPSFITEIENAVKNLHNEGARKFWVHNTGPLGCLPKILALAQKKDLDSLGCLSSYNSAARLFNEALLLLSQKLRSELKDSTLVYVDIYGIKHDLITNAAKYGFSNPLMVCCGFGGPPYNFDVRVTCGQPGYQVCGEGARYVSWDGIHHTEAANTLIASKILSMAYSTPRTPFHFFSRS from the exons ATGGTTTGTGGCGGTGCATTCTCGCATCTCATTTTCACTGCTATTGCAATAGCAATAGCGATTCCATTGGGTGGCTGCGATACGCCTCCGGTGGTGTTTGTCTTCGGCGATTCCAACTCCGACACGGGTGGACTCGCTTCCGGACTCGGTTTCCCTATCAATCTTCCCAATGGCCGCACTTTCTTCCGCAGATCCACTGGTCGCTTGTCCGATGGACGCCTCGTCATCGACCTACTCT GCCAAAGTTTGAATGCAAGTTTGTTGGTACCATACTTGGACGCCTTGTCCGGAACCTCATTCACAAATGGAGCAAACTTTGCTGTGGTGGGGTCCTCTACTCTCCCTAAGTATGTTCCTTTTTCCTTAAATATACAGGTCATGCAATACCGGCGTTTCAAAGCTCGTTCTCTCGAACTTGTTACGGCAG GTGCAAGAAATTTCATTAGTGACGAAGGCTTCCGCAATGCACTCTACTTGATTGATATTGGGCAAAACGACCTAGCTGATTCATTTGCTAAAAATCTGTCGTACGCACAAGTCATTAAGAAGATCCCATCATTTATAACTGAGATTGAGAATGCTGTTAAG AATTTACATAATGAAGGGGCCAGGAAGTTTTGGGTTCACAATACTGGGCCATTGGGCTGTCTTCCTAAAATACTTGCACTGGCTCAGAAGAAGGATCTAGATTCATTGGGATGTCTTTCTAGCTATAACTCTGCAGCAAGATTGTTTAATGAAGCGCTGCTTCTTTTGAGTCAGAAACTAAGATCTGAACTGAAGGATTCTACTTTAGTCTATGTTGATATTTATGGCATTAAGCATGACCTCATTACCAATGCCGCAAAATATG GTTTCTCAAATCCGTTGATGGTATGTTGCGGCTTTGGAGGGCCTCCTTACAACTTTGACGTAAGGGTAACATGCGGACAACCTGGTTATCAGGTTTGTGGCGAAGGGGCTCGATATGTAAGCTGGGATGGAATTCATCATACTGAAGCTGCAAATACGTTGATAGCTTCTAAGATACTTTCCATGGCTTATTCCACACCGCGGACACCTTTTCATTTCTTTAGCCGCTCCTGA
- the LOC137814891 gene encoding inactive glucose-6-phosphate 1-dehydrogenase 4, chloroplastic has product MSVSFSSTSLPFSESSFAFQRPPHLCSKVASNNFPSVTCGGRLALNVGGTSLCRRFRGFKLWVLERLNSQFQSPKQPKNRIRFENNLENSGSSNEKGPLSDSSSILRVPDDKLTSMESPSLLQTGLSATPMDVSRKPSLCISVIGATGELAKSKIFPALFALYYSGFLPEDVGIFGYSRKDITDEDLRSIIASTLTCRVDHQENCVDKLDAFLSRTYHINGGYDNKYGMSMLNARMEQIEGGSKTNRIFYLSVPQEAVLDVTACLSSSAQTQKGWNRIIFEKPFGFDALSSFRMTQYLLSNFEEKQIYRIDHLLGRNLIENLTVLRFSNLVFEPLWSRTYIDNVQVILSEDLTKHPGRYFSGYGIIRDIVHSHILQTIALLAMEPPVSLDGEDIRNEKVKVLRSIRKLEPKDVILGQYKASGGAKVDTCLNGLTPTYFAAALYIDNARWDGVPFFIKTGLGLIKHQMEIRIQFRNVPGNVYRECMGHNMDRAVNELILRDVPDEAILVRVNNKVPGLGLQLDSSELNLLYKDKYNMEVPDSYEQLLLDVIDGDNHLFMRSDELEAAWNILTPILNEIDKDNISVELYEMGGRGPVGAYYLWAKHGVRWVED; this is encoded by the exons ATGTCAGTGTCTTTCTCGTCAACCTCGCTTCCGTTCTCCGAATCTTCATTCGCATTCCAAAGACCACCACATCTTTGCTCTAAA GTTGCATCAAATAACTTTCCCTCAGTAACCTGTGGTGGTCGTCTTGCACTGAATGTTGGAGGCACAAGCTTGTGTCGAAGGTTTCGTGGCTTCAAACTGTGGGTACTTGAGAGACTCAACTCTCAATTTCAGTCACCAAAGCAACCTAAGAATAGAATTCGCTTCGAAAATAATTTGGAAAATTCCGGTTCATCAAATGAAAAGGGACCACTTTCTGATTCATCCTCGATTCTCCGTGTTCCTGATG ATAAGCTCACTTCCATGGAGTCTCCATCTTTGCTGCAGACAGGTTTGTCTGCTACTCCCATGGATGTTAGCAGAAAACCCTCACTTTGCATTTCTGTCATAGGAGCTACCGGTGAGCTGGCAAAGAGTAAGATTTTCCCTGCTTTATTTGCCCTCTACTACAGTGGCTTTCTTCCTGAG GATGTAGGCATTTTTGGGTATTCAAGGAAGGATATAACGGATGAAGACCTGCGATCTATTATAGCTTCAACATTAACATGCCGAGTTGATCATCA agagaatTGTGTGGACAAATTAGATGCTTTCCTTAGTAGAACATATCATATTAATGGAGGCTATGACAATAAATATGGGATGTCCATGCTCAATGCCCGAATGGAACAAATTGAG GGAGGATCCAAAACCAACAGGATATTCTACCTTTCTGTGCCACAAGAAGCAGTTTTAGATGTTACGGCTTGTCTTTCTAGCAGTGCTCAGACTCAAAAGGGATGGAATCGCATAATATTTGAGAAGCCATTTGGCTTTGATGCACTTTCTTCCTTTAGGATGACACAATATCTACTTTCAAACTTTGAGGAAAAGCAAATATATAG GATTGATCATCTTCTAGGAAGGAATCTCATTGAAAATCTCACAGTTTTAAGGTTTTCAAATCTAGTTTTTGAGCCACTTTGGAGTCGTACTTACATAGACAATGTACAG GTCATTTTATCAGAGGACCTGACCAAGCATCCAGGAAG ATATTTCAGTGGCTATGGCATTATCCGTGATATTGTTCATAGTCACATTCTCCAAACAATTGCATTGCTTGCCATGGAACCACCAGTAAGCCTTGATGGAGAAGATATTCGAAATGAAAAG GTCAAGGTTTTGAGGTCAATTCGCAAATTGGAGCCTAAGGATGTCATTCTTGGGCAATATAAAGCAAGTGGTGGAGCCAAAGTTGATACATGCTTAAATGGTCTGACACCTACTTATTTTGCTGCTGCACTATACATTGACAATGCACGATGGGATGGTGTGCCGTTTTTTATTAAAACAGGCTTGGGACTCATCAAACACCA AATGGAGATACGGATTCAATTTCGAAATGTTCCGGGTAATGTGTACCGTGAGTGCATGGGGCATAACATGGACCGTGCTGTAAATGAGCTCATTCTCCGTGATGTTCCGGATGAGGCTATTCTGGTGAGAGTTAACAACAAGGTTCCAGGACTAGGCTTGCAACTGGACTCTTCAGAACTAAATTTGCTTTACAAGGACAA GTACAACATGGAGGTTCCAGATTCGTATGAGCAACTTCTTCTTGATGTCATTGATGGGGACAACCATTTGTTTATGAGAAGTGATGAACTTGAAGCTGCATGGAACATTCTAACTCCAATTCTGAATGAGATCGACAAAGACAATATATCAGTGGAGCTTTATGAGATGGGGGGTCGAGGTCCTGTGGGGGCATACTACCTTTGGGCAAAACATGGTGTCCGTTGGGTAGAGGATTAA